The genomic window GTGGTGCCGGAATGATTGGCGATGCCGCCGAGCCGCACCTGAAGATTGACGATGCCGGTAGCACCCTCCGGCAGTCCGATGGCGATGCCTTCCCGCTCCAGCACGGGGCCCTGCTCGATATGCAGTTCGAGAAACGCCTTCACCGAGCCTTTCGGCCGCGCCGAGGCGAGCACCGCCTGCGGATCGAGCCCCTTCGCGGCCATTGCTTCGCTGAGCAATAGCCCATCGGCGTCGGCCGCCGCGCCCAGCCATTCCGGCGTGACCAACCCGGCTATTGTCTGCGAGCCGAGCATGCCGCCAAAACGGCCCTCCTCCTCGCTGGTCGCCACCACCTCGACCGGCACAAGCGGCCGGACGCCCGCTTCCTTCATCGCCCGCACGCATTCGAGCGCGACGGCAACGCCGAGCGCACCGTCGAAAGCGCCGCCATCGGCGACCGTGTCCAGATGGGAGCCGACCATGATCGAAGGCGCATCCGCCGCGCCGAAACGCCCGAACACCGAATTGGCGCCGTCCCGGCTGACGATCAGCCCATCCGCCGCCATCGCGCGCGCGAACCAGTCCCGCACGGCCATATCCGCATCGCTGAAGCCGATCCGGTTGAAGCCGCCGCCTTGCGCGCGCCCGAAGGCATTGATGCCGTCGAGCAGGGTTTTCAGCCGCTCGCTGTTGATCCCGGGTCTCATTCCGCCTCCCTTGCTGATCAATTCATTATGATAAATATCGCGATATCGCAAATTCTTCATAATAAATAGGACCGCATGGCGTCGGAAGCGGTTTCACGGGTTCCGGCCCCGCCGGACGTTCTCCGGTGGGGCGGCCTCCATGCCGAGACCTAGAGTCTGTCAGGTTCAAATCGAACCAGAC from Martelella sp. NC20 includes these protein-coding regions:
- a CDS encoding Zn-dependent hydrolase, which gives rise to MRPGINSERLKTLLDGINAFGRAQGGGFNRIGFSDADMAVRDWFARAMAADGLIVSRDGANSVFGRFGAADAPSIMVGSHLDTVADGGAFDGALGVAVALECVRAMKEAGVRPLVPVEVVATSEEEGRFGGMLGSQTIAGLVTPEWLGAAADADGLLLSEAMAAKGLDPQAVLASARPKGSVKAFLELHIEQGPVLEREGIAIGLPEGATGIVNLQVRLGGIANHSGTTPMDMRADAFAGLAEIAVEIPAMIAASGSADARITIGKVELSPNHPHTIPGEAVFTVIIRDAAESVMRGLQARFAEVAQAVAQKHRLGLSIAENSFIAPVAFDRGLIDTLEAEVRRLGLPARRMISGAGHDAQMMTALCPSAMIFVPSRNGISHAPEEHSEWADIEKGARLMLSALMRLCAG